The Theileria annulata chromosome 3, complete sequence, *** SEQUENCING IN PROGRESS *** genome has a segment encoding these proteins:
- a CDS encoding uncharacterized protein (Contains a putative signal sequence;~1 probable transmembrane helix predicted for TA18625 by TMHMM2.0 at aa 34-56;~Signal anchor predicted for TA18625 by SignalP 2.0 HMM (Signal peptide probability 0.002, signal anchor probability 0.992) with cleavage site probability 0.001 between residues 47 and 48), giving the protein MVVKARRNLARNEGPPKSVVERNKTKDNKKPTTFYVILFLLVLVVVSEFIFEIEIMYKLFPIYTFLIRNTLKNKFYNNFHILNKKPSPLFFTTNTHNTNNSSNTNNNKNNPEQKNEKNDAETMNKRLWDLLVPERNWSLRSPQFWVLLSLTIALYVYNRCNEKGSKETQNLLDQDKIKHNQIVHNNLIKPYYALFISMYIRTTNFLYLSTNLQLKLGKTQSIVIIKKYHMYYIKLLLRILATSFTNNVTGKSSVISLSLLSPSSQWFLLLLFSDLRGMIPDLTGSSK; this is encoded by the exons ATGGTGGTGAAAGCTAGGCGTAATTTGGCGAGGAATGAAGGCCCGCCCAAATCAGTAGTTGAACGCAATAAAACTAAAGACAATAAAAAACCCACAACATTCTATGTTATCCTATTCCTTTTAGTGTTAGTCGTTGTATCAG AGTTTATTTTCGAGATTGAGataatgtataaattattccccatttacacatttttaattcGCAACACcttaaaaaacaaattctACAACAATTTCCACATTTTAAACAAGAAACCTTCTCCACTCTTCTTCACAACCAATACACATAATACCAACAATAGTAGTAacacaaataataataaaaataatccCGAACAGAAGAATGAGAAAAATGATGCTGAAACTATGAATAAGAGGTTATGGGATTTATTGGTGCCTGAGAGGAATTGGTCACTACGTTCACCCCAATTCTGGGTGTTACTATCATTAACTATCGCCTTGTATGTGTATAACAGGTGTAACGAAAAGGGATCAAAAGAAACTCAAAACCTTCTAGACCAGGACAAAATTAAACACAATCAAATTGTACATAATAATCTAATTAAACCTTATTACGCATTATTCATTTCCATGTATATTAGAAcaactaattttttatatttatctaCAAATTTGcaattaaaattaggtAAAACACAGTCAATTGTGATTATAAAAAAGTACCATATGTACTAT ataaaattactGCTGAGAATTTTGGCCACGTCTTTTACCAACAACGTTACTGGCAAATCTTCGGTTATAAGTTTGTCTCTTCTTAGCCCGTCCAGTCAATGGTTTCTTCTTCTCCTGTTTAGCGACCTTCGGGGTATGATTCCTGACCTTACCGGCTCTAGCAAGTGA
- a CDS encoding uncharacterized protein (Contains 8 putative transmembrane domain;~8 probable transmembrane helices predicted for TA18605 by TMHMM2.0 at aa 17-35, 50-69, 90-112, 156-178, 223-242, 247-266, 379-401 and 406-428), producing MQSIGLMYYMYICQPKFIYMSILDAFCLFKWIISMLPKLVGHKGSNCWVLYSRIFTIKAFIVFFWVLPVKPHSKGVLLKSRGGRSLEIMLLLFITPTVYTILAFSTGIHLYGGVNMVSSERLIHCDLIIHVIFDYLDIIDIFHKFSIDYNSLINTFNFYKIFCSVFLVTPIFLHSYTFPHFSTTTTHNTDNTIDTVNNNSVSSNVNNSGRVMKRDEIYFCRKFAGIVGIFFVDLPFLFIRIYTWQSTVHYSAFAPFMLKNLCFLLLQISRIRHNLSGVDSSQSSNKHKITAQTDSTYTNKKKYNRNEIKLIKMNEMILKIILMINVDVKCEFVTVTGPRPTTNPQKGLSYTKENLVYGMELLDYTNLERIFISSDYRIFLFCFHLIVLTSLLFLFIWSILGPISDALFIAIFTFTRLTAFVFSLIVMCNYVDSLRLLEFISSKWPGESIHYIFILFSFKPVMQRGGWFPLSPSFYLFIYSLKGDLLISLI from the exons ATGCAATCAATTGgtttaatgtattatatgTACATTTGCCAGCCAAAGTTTATATACATGTCAATTCTGGACGCCTTCTGCCTGTTTAAGTGGATAATAAGCATGTTACCAAAGCTTGTGGGACACAAAGGCTCTAACTGTTGGGTATTATACTCCCGcatatttacaattaaGGCGTTTATAGTTTTTTTCTGGGTATTGCCTGTGAAACCTCATTCGAAAGGAGTTCTTTTAAAATCACGAGGTGGTCGTTCTCTTGAGATTATGTTACTGTTGTTTATCACACCAACTGTGTATACAATTTTGGCATTTAGTACTGGAATTCATCTCTACGGTGGAGTTAATATGGTTTCATCAGAACGTCTCATACATTGTGATTTGATTATTCACGTAATCTTTGATTATTTGGATATCATTGATATTTTCCACAAGTTCTCAATTGACTACAATTCACTTATTAACACGTTcaatttttacaaaatcTTCTGTTCAGTTTTTCTCGTCACTCCAATCTTTCTACATAGTTACACATTTCCTCATTTTTCAACCACCACCACCCATAACACAGATAACACTATTGATACTgtcaataataatagtgttAGTAGTAATGTGAATAATAGCGGAAGAGTGATGAAAAGAGATGAGATATACTTTTGTAGAAAGTTTGCTGGAATTGTTGGTATTTTTTTTGTAGATTTACCATTTCTGTTTATAAGAATTTATACATGGCAATCAACCGTACACTATTCAG CGTTTGCGCCGTTTATGTTGAAGAATTTGTGTTTTTTACTATTACAAATTTCGAGAATAAGACATAACTTGTCTGGAGTTGACTCGTCCCAATCTTCgaataaacataaaatcACTGCACAAACTGATTCAACCTATACCAACAAAAA aaaatataatagaaatgagataaagttgataaaaatgaatgAGATGATTTTGAAGATAATATTGATGATAAATGTGGATGTGAAATGTGA GTtcgttacggtgactggtccaCGGCCAACCACTAACCCCCAAAAGGGACTTAGctataca AAGGAGAATTTGGTATATGGTATGGAGTTGTTGGATTACACAAACTTGGAACGCATATTCATATCGTCTGATTATCGTATTTTCCTGTTTTGCTTCCACTTGATAGTATTAACTTCATTGTTGTTTTTGTTCATTTGGTCAATTCTTGGCCCAATCTCCGATGCACTTTTTATCGCTATTTTCACCTTCACAAGGCTTACAGCATTCGTGTTCTCATTAATTGTCATGTGCAACTATGTTGACTCACTTCGTTTATTGGAGTTTATCTCATCGAAATGGCCTGGAGAATCCATTCActatatttttatattgttCTCCTTTAAACCGGTAATGCAACGTGGCGGGTGGTTTCCTCTATCGCCTTCCttctatttatttatttattcccTCAAAGGAGACTTACTTATATCTCTtatctaa
- a CDS encoding ATP synthase alpha chain heart isoform, mitochondrial precursor, putative, translating to MSYINRIAKLVIPKCKLQTRISTGFSQGLRSFSTTKVSPAEISKLLQNRIAGWDSQKDVRDVGHVINVGDGIARIYGLKEVKAGELVMFSSGVAGMALNLETDNIGVVVFGDDRSILEGDTVTRTNRILDVPVGPELLGRVVDALGRPIDGKGDLVTKETSRVEVPAPGIIDRRSVHEPMTTGMKCVDSLVPIGRGQRELIIGDRQTGKTALAVDTILNQRLVNEGLEENKRLYCIYVAIGQKRSTVARILKTLEDNDALKYTIVVAATASDPAPLQFLAPFTGCSMGEWFRNNKKHCVIIYDDLSKQATAYRQMSLLLRRPPGREAYPGDIFYLHSRLLERAAKMSDAKGSGSLTALPIIETQAGDVSAYIPTNVISITDGQIFLESELFYKGIRPAINVGLSVSRVGSAAQSKAMKQVSGTMKLDLAQFREIQAFSQFGSDLDASTQQLLTRGTLLTELLKQKQYAPLSVPLQICVIYGGVNGLLDKLDPKLVGKYEEQLLEHLTSQHSDLLSTLEKEGVLSPETEAKLKSTLEHFVDNFNKS from the exons ATGAGTTATATTAACAGGATAGCAAAACTGGTGATACCAAAATGTAAGTTACAAACCCGAATATCAACTGGATTCTCCCAAGGTTTAAGGTCATTTAGCACTACTAAAGTATCACCGGCtgaaatttcaaaattacTACAAAATAGAATTGCTGGATGGGATTCTCAG AAAGATGTGAGGGATGTTGGACATGTAATAAATGTTGGTGACGGTATCGCCCGTATTTATGGCTTAAAGGAAGTAAAGGCAGGTGAACTTGTTATGTTCTCCTCAGGTGTCGCTGGTATGGCTCTTAATCTCGAAACCGATAATATTGGTGTTGTTGTATTCGGTGATGATAG GAGTATATTGGAGGGTGATACTGTAACACGTACAAATCGTATCTTAGATGTACCAGTTGGTCCTGAATTATTAGGTCGTGTTGTAGACGCATTAGGGCGTCCAATTGATGGAAAAGGTGACCTTGTTACTAAGGAGACAAGTCGTGTTGAGGTTCCAGCCCCAGGAATTATTGACCGCAGAAGTGTTCACGAGCCGATGACGACGGGCATGAAATGTGTTGATTCACTTGTTCCAATTGGCCGAGGCCAACGTGAACTTATTATTGGTGATAGGCAAACCGGAAAAACAGCTTTGGCCGTCGATACTATATTGAATCAACGTCTAGTGAATGAAGGTTTAGAAGAAAATAAGAGATTATATTGTATTTATGTGGCGATTGGACAAAAGAGATCAACTGTAGCTAGAATATTAAAGACTTTGGAGGATAATGATGCTCTTAAATACACTATTGTTGTTGCTGCTACTGCTTCCGATCCCGCTCCATTGCAATTTCTAGCTCCTTTTACTG GTTGTAGTATGGGCGAGTGGTTTCGTAATAACAAGAAGCATTGTGTTATTATTTACGACGATTTATCTAAGCAGGCGACTGCTTATAGACAAATGTCTTTACTATTAAGAAGGCCACCAGGACGTGAGGCTTATCCAG GTGATATATTTTACTTGCATTCACGTTTATTGGAACGCGCTGCCAAGATGAGTGACGCTAAGGGTTCTGGCTCTCTCACTGCTCTGCCTATCATTGAAACCCAAGCAGGTGACGTCTCGGCGTATATTCCAACTAATGTCATTTCTATTACTGATGGACAGATTTTCCTAGAATCTGAACTTTTCTATAAAG GGATAAGACCTGCAATAAATGTTGGATTATCAGTGTCCAGAGTAGGGTCAGCAGCACAATCAAAAGCCATGAAACAGGTTTCTGGTACCATGAAGCTGGATTTGGCACAGTTTAGAGAAATTCAAGCCTTTTCACAATTCGGCTCTGATTTGGATGCCAGTACACAACAACTGTTGACCCGAGGCACTCTACTAACTGAACTTTTGAAGCAGAAACAATATGCTCCATTGTCAGTTCCACTCCAAATTTGCGTAATTTACGGAGGAGTCAACGGTTTGCTAGACAAACTCGACCCCAAGCTTGTGGGAAAATACGAGGAACAACTACTCGAACACCTCACAAGTCAACATTCAGATTTGTTGTCTACGCTTGAGAAGGAAGGAGTTTTAAGTCCGGAAACTGAAGCTAAACTAAAATCAACACTTGAACACTTTGTagataatttcaataaatcCTAA
- a CDS encoding cold shock protein, putative (Contains significant homology to CSP SMART domain), with the protein MTRLNGVCKWFNNKKGYGFITLENGEDVFVHQSEIYADGFRSLHENEKVELEVIMDNNRKKAIHVTGPNGTHVTGTNSHYGRNDNDKFNDGYNRY; encoded by the coding sequence atgaCAAGATTAAATGGAGTATGTAAGTGgtttaataataagaaGGGGTACGGGTTTATAACTCTGGAAAATGGAGAGGATGTGTTCGTACATCAGAGCGAAATTTACGCCGACGGGTTCCGCTCACTGCACGAAAACGAAAAGGTGGAACTTGAAGTAATTATGGACAACAACCGCAAAAAAGCCATTCATGTAACAGGTCCAAACGGCACTCACGTCACCGGCACTAACTCTCATTATGGACGTAAcgataatgataaatttaacgATGGTTATAATcgttattaa
- a CDS encoding uncharacterized protein (Contains 1 putative transmembrane domain;~1 probable transmembrane helix predicted for TA18600 by TMHMM2.0 at aa 80-102), with protein sequence MCIDLMSSDEICDVNLSSFVLLTNSKEMCCSCSSYGLMIGPNLIKSYRLHNALFHVHKNKLLNTLVLRMFCLLLTLMRGGHVGLILTVFAVEAVLTVVYWTYSCVMRNMAIKSLELQILSCDIVKQRTLDEFGNTIPEVNDKVYQKYKKHQTTFKNTIYSFF encoded by the coding sequence ATGTGTATAGATTTGATGAGTAGTGATGAAATATGTGatgttaatttatcatcATTTGTATTGTTGACAAACTCGAAGGAAATGTGTTGTTCCTGTTCAAGTTATGGTCTGATGATTGGGCCTAACCTAATAAAGTCCTATCGCCTTCACAATGCACTGTTTCATGtacataaaaataaactgTTAAACACACTGGTGCTCAGAATGTTCTGTTTACTCCTGACTCTGATGAGAGGAGGTCATGTTGGGCTAATTCTGACTGTGTTTGCAGTTGAAGCAGTTTTGACAGTGGTTTACTGGACCTACAGTTGTGTGATGAGGAACATGGCAATCAAGTCACTTGAGTTGCAGATACTGTCCTGTGACATTGTCAAACAGAGAACTCTCGACGAGTTTGGAAATACAATTCCAGAAGTCAACGACAAAGTTTATcaaaagtataaaaaacATCAAACCACGTTTAAAAACACCATTTACTcctttttttaa
- a CDS encoding Sec1 family protein, putative (Significant Pfam match to sec1 family domain): MDEKSPYEFDDLVSLMQENFSSIIEKVKGLKILVLDNTTSRIISLVLTHSYLLQNEVLLTLNINSLNLDSGGISVDDGPDRLISGSDPNLRHLKSVFVIEPNVDNVNKLCSELKCPTFKSYHLFFTNKLDEGFLEILARADQFNIINGVYEYFIDINILHTNMFTINNTPPAININTNNTANMLSVNMAETDKLDNRMMKCVNSLFSVCCLLNQIPTIVYRRNDVISQTLSNKLQMLFNNNNLNLQSILQQYNKYNNKLTGVEGVGCVLLILDRKDDLVVPLMNQWTYRAMIHELIGINNNKVVVDDSEFVLNDQFFNSHIFHEFIHVEEDLNTLISHNKLNTINTVNTVNTSINVGGNTMNTTNKVDGVNTTSMVENVLENLPEKNRMINDVMKHVKILHELSKIIQKNKLLDSGLLEQDIATNRRNTLNDVIEYITDKNNSYYEKVRIALLFVLTCNDSVKIKKVKDYLIMGKMNELVALVDRAADLIKGKRRMNKEEFTLSTLKDKITKVSLDTQSPYLQFKSNLYTTTYNLIRGKLDTEMYTMVPSAYDLGYTLKHKPASVTHYNNYTNYLTILMTNTNINKSNNMVDDIDLGNNIYSWRSNLWRIL, translated from the exons ATGGATGAGAAGAGTCCTTACGAGTTTGACGATTTAGTATCTCTGATGCAAGAGAATTTTTCGTCAATAATTGAAAAAGTCAAAGGACTAAAGATTCTTGTACTAGATAACACCACGAGCAGGATCATTTCCCTTGTTCTTACACACTCCTATCTCCTACAGAATGAAGTTTTATTAActcttaatattaatagtttGAATTTGGATTCAGGCGGAATAAGCGTTGACGATGGGCCTGATCGGTTGATTTCAGGTTCCGACCCCAACCTCAGACATCTCAAATCAGTGTTTGTAATTGAACCTAATGTCGATAACGTCAACAAGCTCTGCTCTGAACTCAAGTGTCCCACATTTAAGTCGTACCACCTCTTCTTCACCAACAAACTTGACGAGGGTTTTCTTGAAATCCTTGCCAGAGCTGACCAGTTCAACATTATCAACGGAGTCTACGAGTATTTCattgatataaatattttacatacTAATATGTTCACAATTAATAACACTCCCCCTGCAATTAACATTAACACCAATAATACTGCTAATATGCTTAGTGTGAATATGGCGGAAACAGATAAGTTGGATAATAGGATGATGAAATGTGTgaattcattattttcagTTTGTTGCTTGTTGAACCAGATTCCAACAATAGTTTACAGGCGAAATGATGTAATTTCACAAACTTTGTCAAACAAATTACAAATGCtttttaacaataataactTAAACTTACAATCCATACTACAACAGTATAAcaagtataataataagttGACTGGTGTGGAAGGAGTTGGTTGCGTGCTGTTGATATTGGACAGGAAAGATGATTTGGTAGTACCTTTAATGAATCAATGGACGTACAGAGCAATGATCCATGAACTGATTGGAATTAACAATAACAAAGTGGTGGTGGACGACTCGGAATTTGTGCTCAATGACCAGTTCTTCAACTCTCACATCTTCCACGAGTTCATCCATGTCGAAGAAGATCTTAACACGCTCATCTCACACAATAAACTCAACACCATCAACACTGTTAATACCGTAAATACCAGTATTAATGTGGGTGGTAATACTATGAATACCACCAATAAAGTTGATGGTGTTAACACCACTTCTATGGTGGAAAATGTTTTGGAAAATTTGCCCGAAAAAAATAGAATGATAAATGACGTGATGAAGCATGTGAAGATATTACATGAATTATCCAAGATAATACAGAAGAATAAGCTGTTGGACTCCGGTTTGTTGGAGCAGGATATCGCTACCAATAGAAGGAACACATTGAATGACGTGATTGAGTACATCACAGACAAGAACAATTCCTACTACGAAAAGGTCAGAATCGCACTTCTGTTTGTCCTCACCTGTAATGACAGTGTGAAGATTAAGAAGGTTAAGGACTATTTGATTATGGGAAAGATGAACGAGTTGGTGGCTCTAGTTGACCGTGCCGCTGACCTCATAAAGGGTAAAAGAAGAATGAACAAGGAAGAATTCACATTATCAACTCTAAAGGATAAGATAACTAAAGTTTCTTTAGATACTCAAAGTCCTTATTTACAATTCAAATCTAACCTTTATACAACTACATATAATCTAATCAGGG gTAAATTGGATACTGAGATGTATACTATGGTTCCAAGTGCATATGATCTAGGATACACACTCAAACATAAACCTGCATCAGTAACTCATTACAACAACTATACTAATtacttaactatattaatgaccaatactaatattaataaatccAATAATATGGTTGATGATATTGATTTaggtaataatatttatagttgGAGGAGTAACTTATGGAGAATCTTGTGA